One Paraburkholderia dioscoreae DNA segment encodes these proteins:
- a CDS encoding helix-turn-helix transcriptional regulator, whose product MTTTHRFQDSARYWRTPLLPGADLLTAEYHDHEFTPHWHDAYTIPVIVAGAEGYRYLGSDYVAEAGSVPIINPGELHTGSKAVEAGWRYRVMYAPVEFIHTLANEISGKPQALPWFAPGVIRDPDLAARLAQAHRLLETGDDPLAAEAAMLDALSTLLVRYSQTRPERSRLATDDARVALMQERLTGDLAEPMTLAEVARAASLSPFHAARLFTQTTGLPPHAWRNQVRLQRALAPLRAGMPVTDVAAASGFTDQSHFTRHFRRMFGVPPGRWQAA is encoded by the coding sequence ATGACTACCACCCATCGTTTCCAGGACTCCGCCCGCTACTGGCGCACGCCGCTTCTGCCCGGCGCGGACCTGCTCACGGCCGAATACCACGATCACGAGTTCACGCCGCATTGGCACGATGCGTACACGATTCCGGTGATCGTCGCGGGCGCCGAGGGGTATCGGTATCTCGGTTCCGACTATGTCGCCGAAGCCGGCAGCGTGCCGATCATCAACCCCGGCGAGTTGCACACCGGCTCGAAGGCGGTCGAGGCGGGCTGGCGGTATCGCGTGATGTATGCGCCGGTAGAGTTCATCCACACTCTTGCCAACGAAATCAGCGGCAAACCGCAAGCCTTGCCGTGGTTTGCGCCTGGCGTAATCCGCGATCCTGATCTGGCTGCGCGACTGGCACAAGCGCATCGTCTGCTGGAAACCGGCGACGACCCACTCGCCGCCGAAGCCGCCATGCTCGACGCGTTGTCCACGCTGCTGGTGCGCTATTCGCAAACGCGGCCGGAGCGCTCGCGCCTCGCCACCGACGACGCTCGCGTGGCGCTCATGCAGGAGCGCTTGACGGGCGACCTCGCCGAACCCATGACGCTCGCCGAAGTGGCCCGGGCGGCAAGCCTCTCGCCGTTCCACGCAGCGCGTCTTTTCACTCAAACGACCGGTCTGCCGCCTCATGCATGGCGCAATCAGGTACGCCTGCAACGCGCGCTCGCGCCACTGCGCGCCGGGATGCCGGTCACGGATGTCGCCGCGGCCAGCGGTTTCACCGATCAGAGCCATTTCACGCGGCATTTCCGGCGCATGTTCGGCGTGCCGCCGGGACGCTGGCAGGCCGCCTGA
- a CDS encoding AzlC family ABC transporter permease — MTHSTEGQPTSQGHLKEFTAGARDIIPMMVGAAPFGVIFGTLVASGPLHLWHGQLMSLVVFAGSAQFIALGLIAGHASFAVIWATTLVVNLRHVLYSATLAPHVAHLSARWRWALGALLTDEVFAVAWEHYRHKEPGTVGPHYFFGAGLAMYLNWQIWTVAGLLFGAAFPGLQSLGLDFAMVATFIAIVVPQLVALRYIAAAVTAGTLAFFWQAWPYKLGLLGAVFAGVAVGVLLSTLRPNLRGTGKTAEASR, encoded by the coding sequence TTGACCCATTCCACCGAAGGCCAGCCCACGAGCCAAGGCCATTTAAAAGAGTTCACCGCCGGCGCGCGCGACATCATTCCAATGATGGTCGGCGCGGCACCTTTCGGCGTCATTTTCGGCACACTCGTCGCATCCGGCCCGCTGCACCTATGGCACGGCCAGTTGATGTCGCTCGTCGTATTCGCCGGCTCCGCGCAGTTCATCGCACTCGGCCTGATCGCCGGCCACGCCAGTTTCGCCGTAATCTGGGCGACCACGCTCGTGGTCAATCTACGTCACGTGCTGTACAGCGCCACGCTCGCACCGCACGTCGCGCATCTGTCGGCACGCTGGCGCTGGGCGCTCGGCGCACTGCTCACCGACGAAGTCTTTGCCGTCGCGTGGGAGCATTACCGGCATAAGGAGCCCGGCACGGTCGGCCCGCACTACTTCTTCGGCGCGGGTCTCGCCATGTATCTGAACTGGCAGATCTGGACCGTCGCCGGCCTGTTGTTCGGCGCGGCGTTTCCGGGGCTGCAATCTCTCGGCCTCGATTTCGCGATGGTCGCCACCTTCATCGCGATCGTCGTGCCGCAACTCGTCGCGTTGCGCTATATCGCGGCCGCCGTCACCGCGGGCACGCTGGCCTTCTTCTGGCAGGCATGGCCGTACAAGCTCGGGTTGCTCGGCGCGGTATTCGCGGGCGTGGCGGTCGGCGTCCTGCTGTCGACCTTGCGGCCCAACCTGCGCGGCACGGGCAAGACCGCGGAGGCGTCGCGATGA
- a CDS encoding AzlD domain-containing protein: protein MNYVVLILGMAAITWVIRAAVFVLGDRLVFPPLVRAALGFVPVTVLTAIIVPMAVSPHGSEAELTWRNPQLVGALAAVLVSALTRRPLLTIAVGLTVFFAWQGLVLK, encoded by the coding sequence ATGAACTATGTCGTTCTGATTCTCGGCATGGCGGCCATCACGTGGGTGATCCGCGCCGCCGTCTTCGTGCTCGGCGACCGGCTGGTGTTTCCGCCGCTCGTGCGCGCCGCCCTCGGCTTCGTGCCGGTCACCGTGCTGACCGCGATCATCGTGCCGATGGCGGTTTCCCCGCACGGCAGCGAAGCCGAACTGACCTGGCGCAATCCGCAACTGGTCGGCGCACTGGCCGCGGTACTCGTCAGCGCGTTGACGCGGCGGCCGCTTCTGACCATCGCGGTCGGCCTGACGGTGTTTTTTGCCTGGCAAGGTCTCGTGCTGAAATAA
- a CDS encoding DUF4088 family protein produces MGQITLTLKDETIATLRKDFDAFLRVSLKLDPQFATPSFEDFLRAKLLDNMVPLTEHAVQRMLQGGQYAWAKRTLDKEFPDVVAILMRQAGEFGFGFAARSEWTPEELAKQCREWAAAIVKEAEGDAALIDPLAAQIKSAAQDIQALEEVMQTPAWRLVESLRQRVYEAKVACETSVGSTAREKLGELRGLLRLGISHGSFQKQEAQQIMEFLRLLKPEIFVEEPYDVFSRMAAWLRNFFVPPRPAPQQQQQRQSR; encoded by the coding sequence ATGGGTCAAATCACCCTTACGCTCAAAGACGAGACCATTGCGACACTGCGCAAGGATTTCGACGCTTTTCTGCGGGTCTCGCTGAAGCTCGATCCGCAGTTCGCGACGCCGTCGTTCGAGGATTTCTTGCGCGCCAAGCTGCTCGACAACATGGTGCCGCTGACCGAACACGCGGTTCAGCGGATGTTGCAGGGCGGCCAGTACGCCTGGGCCAAACGCACGCTCGACAAGGAATTTCCGGACGTCGTCGCGATCCTGATGCGGCAGGCGGGCGAATTCGGCTTCGGCTTCGCGGCCCGCTCGGAGTGGACCCCGGAAGAGCTGGCCAAGCAATGCCGCGAGTGGGCGGCGGCGATCGTCAAGGAAGCGGAAGGCGACGCCGCGCTGATCGACCCGCTCGCGGCGCAGATCAAGAGCGCGGCGCAAGACATTCAGGCGCTCGAGGAAGTCATGCAGACGCCGGCCTGGCGGCTGGTGGAGTCGCTGCGCCAGCGCGTCTACGAGGCCAAGGTGGCGTGTGAAACGAGCGTGGGCAGCACCGCGCGCGAAAAGCTCGGCGAACTGCGTGGGCTACTGCGGCTGGGGATTTCGCACGGTTCGTTCCAGAAGCAGGAAGCGCAGCAGATCATGGAGTTCCTGCGCCTGCTCAAGCCAGAGATTTTCGTGGAAGAGCCGTACGACGTGTTCTCGCGCATGGCGGCCTGGCTGCGCAACTTCTTCGTGCCGCCACGTCCGGCGCCACAGCAACAGCAGCAACGCCAGTCGCGCTGA
- a CDS encoding ATP-dependent helicase — MLSVAESPSFDTAAWLARLNDAQREAVEYGADTPTAPPGALLVIAGAGSGKTNTLAHRVANLVVNGADPRRILLLTFSRRAALEMIRRVTRIAGAALGTRAALAQGLTWSGTFHSVGARLLREYADLIGLAPAFTINDREDSADLMNLVRHELGLSAKERRFPAKGTCFAIYSRVVNTGASLGQVLDKAFPWCREWEADLRMLFAAYVEAKQKQSVLDYDDLLLYWSHMAAEPAIAADLSARFDHVLVDEYQDTNRLQASILLALKPDGRGLTVVGDDAQSIYSFRGATVRNILDFPAHFDPPAKQVTLERNYRSTAPILAASNAVIELASERYTKNLWTDKASAQRPRLVSVADEADQARYVVEQVLEAREQGMKLKSQAVLFRASHHSAALEIELTRRNIPFVKFGGLKFLDSVHVKDVLAVLRWAENPRDRVAGFRVVQLLPGVGPATAAKVLDEIVARAGSGNPADTAGGALAAFAAPARAQEDWHPFVKLMSSVYGRQTPWPAEFEMVRRWYEPHLERNHEDAAIRHADVLQMESIAGTYPSRERFLTELTLDPPDATSDESGVPLIDEDYLILSTIHSAKGQEWRNVFVLNGVDGCIPSDLGTGSEEEIDEERRLLYVAMTRAKEDLHIVVPQRFYVHNQTHMGDRHVWASRTRFIPAHLMPLFDAYAWPRVPVPSAPTATGLAAAARAKIEIGAKLRKMWD; from the coding sequence GTGCTCTCCGTCGCCGAATCCCCGTCGTTCGATACCGCCGCCTGGCTGGCCAGGCTCAACGACGCGCAGCGCGAAGCCGTCGAATACGGCGCCGACACGCCTACGGCGCCACCCGGCGCATTGCTGGTGATCGCGGGCGCCGGCTCGGGCAAGACCAACACGCTCGCGCATCGGGTCGCCAATCTGGTCGTGAATGGCGCCGATCCGCGCCGCATCCTGTTGCTGACCTTTTCGCGCCGCGCCGCGCTCGAAATGATTCGCCGCGTCACGCGCATTGCCGGCGCGGCGCTCGGCACGCGAGCCGCGCTCGCGCAAGGGCTGACATGGTCGGGCACGTTCCACAGCGTCGGGGCGCGGCTGTTGCGCGAGTACGCGGACCTGATCGGCCTCGCGCCGGCTTTTACGATCAACGACCGCGAGGATTCCGCCGACCTGATGAATCTGGTGCGCCACGAGCTCGGTTTGTCGGCGAAAGAGCGGCGTTTCCCGGCCAAGGGCACGTGTTTTGCCATTTATTCGCGCGTCGTGAACACCGGCGCGTCGCTCGGCCAGGTGCTCGACAAGGCGTTTCCATGGTGCCGCGAATGGGAGGCCGATCTGCGCATGCTGTTCGCTGCTTACGTCGAGGCGAAACAGAAACAGAGCGTGCTCGATTACGACGACCTGCTGCTTTACTGGTCGCATATGGCCGCCGAGCCGGCCATCGCCGCCGACCTGTCGGCGCGTTTCGACCACGTGCTGGTCGACGAATATCAGGACACCAACCGGCTGCAGGCGTCGATCCTGCTCGCGCTGAAGCCGGACGGCCGCGGCCTGACCGTGGTCGGCGACGACGCCCAGTCGATATACTCGTTCCGCGGCGCCACGGTGCGCAACATTCTCGATTTCCCCGCGCACTTCGATCCACCGGCCAAACAGGTCACGCTCGAACGCAATTACCGGTCGACTGCGCCGATTCTGGCGGCGTCGAATGCGGTGATCGAACTGGCCAGCGAGCGCTACACGAAGAATCTGTGGACGGACAAGGCGTCGGCGCAGCGCCCGCGCCTCGTGAGCGTCGCCGACGAAGCCGATCAGGCGCGCTACGTCGTCGAACAGGTGCTCGAGGCGCGCGAGCAGGGCATGAAGCTCAAGTCGCAGGCGGTGCTGTTTCGCGCCTCGCATCACAGCGCCGCGCTAGAAATTGAACTGACCCGGCGCAACATTCCGTTCGTGAAGTTCGGCGGGTTGAAGTTTCTCGATTCGGTACACGTGAAGGACGTGCTCGCCGTGCTGCGTTGGGCGGAAAATCCACGCGATCGCGTGGCCGGGTTTCGCGTCGTGCAGTTGCTGCCGGGCGTAGGGCCCGCCACGGCGGCGAAGGTGCTCGACGAAATCGTCGCGCGCGCGGGCAGCGGCAATCCCGCCGACACGGCCGGCGGCGCGCTGGCCGCGTTCGCCGCGCCGGCTCGCGCGCAGGAAGACTGGCATCCGTTCGTCAAGCTGATGTCGAGCGTGTACGGCCGCCAGACACCGTGGCCCGCCGAGTTCGAAATGGTGCGCCGCTGGTATGAGCCACATCTCGAGCGCAACCACGAGGACGCCGCGATCCGTCATGCGGACGTGTTGCAGATGGAGAGCATCGCGGGCACGTATCCGTCGCGTGAACGCTTTCTGACCGAACTGACGCTCGATCCGCCCGACGCCACCAGCGACGAATCCGGCGTCCCCCTGATCGACGAGGACTACCTGATCCTCTCCACGATCCACTCCGCGAAGGGGCAGGAGTGGCGCAACGTGTTCGTGCTGAACGGCGTGGACGGCTGCATTCCGTCCGACCTCGGCACGGGCAGCGAAGAGGAAATCGATGAGGAGCGCCGTCTGCTGTACGTGGCGATGACGCGCGCGAAAGAGGATCTGCATATCGTCGTGCCGCAGCGCTTTTACGTGCACAACCAGACGCATATGGGCGACCGTCACGTGTGGGCGTCGCGCACGCGCTTCATTCCCGCGCATCTGATGCCGTTGTTCGACGCCTATGCATGGCCGCGCGTACCGGTTCCGAGCGCGCCCACGGCGACCGGGCTTGCCGCCGCCGCGCGGGCGAAGATCGAGATAGGGGCGAAGCTCAGGAAGATGTGGGATTGA
- a CDS encoding RNA-binding S4 domain-containing protein, whose protein sequence is MPNLDFTLTGDYVELHNLLKITGLADSGGSAKMMVADGAVTVDGRVETRKTCKIRAGQVVLLGDTRIAVHEA, encoded by the coding sequence ATGCCCAACCTTGATTTCACGCTCACCGGCGACTACGTCGAACTGCACAATCTCCTGAAGATAACCGGGCTGGCGGACAGCGGCGGCTCGGCAAAAATGATGGTGGCGGACGGTGCGGTCACCGTCGACGGCCGGGTCGAAACGCGTAAAACCTGCAAAATCCGCGCGGGCCAAGTCGTATTGCTCGGCGACACGCGGATTGCGGTCCACGAGGCTTGA